In Ananas comosus cultivar F153 linkage group 10, ASM154086v1, whole genome shotgun sequence, the following proteins share a genomic window:
- the LOC109716077 gene encoding uncharacterized protein LOC109716077 isoform X3, protein MEIDWPPMDGGPSCGHATTVSTAARMVREVAHGALWEDGQGEPVLSGVGGRCHPPHLPPLGARRRRLRKIKNLLGPPPEHGRIQFHRLNIKNDARLEGLIKMSDLRQDQASPRAPAGARPDPVPPTRHQERLPCWIWLSIALKTTSGLFISPLARCIGMLLELSPKGSLSATGDIALFIFCSLLFLKLLCYALICTY, encoded by the exons ATGGAGATAGATTGGCCACCGATGGACGGAGGCCCCTCCTGTGGCCACGCAACGACGGTCTCGACTGCGGCGAGGATGGTTCGTGAGGTTGCCCATGGAGCACTTTGGGAAGACGGTCAGGGCGAACCTGTCCTCTCCGGCGTGGGAGGACGCTGTCACCCACCTCACCTCCCGCCTCTAGGTGCTCGCCGTCGACGTCTAAGAAAGATCAAGAACCTCCTCGGGCCCCCGCCGGAGCACGGCAGGATTCAGTTCCATCGACTCAACATCAAGAACGACGCCCGACTCGAGGGCCTTATCAAGATGTCGGATCTG CGACAAGATCAAGCATCTCCTCGAGCCCCAGCCGGAGCACGGCCGGATCCAGTTCCACCGACTCGACATCAAGAACGACTACCATGTTGGATCTG GTTAAGTATTGCTCTGAAAACAACAAGCGGCTTATTCATTTCTCCACTTGCGAGGTGTATAGGAATGCTATTGGAACTTTCCCCCAAAGGATCACTCTCTGCTACAGGTGATATTGccctctttattttttgttcgtTATTGTTTCTCAAACTTTTGTGTTATGCTCTTATCTGTACATACtga
- the LOC109716077 gene encoding uncharacterized protein LOC109716077 isoform X2, which produces MEIDWPPMDGGPSCGHATTVSTAARMVREVAHGALWEDGQGEPVLSGVGGRCHPPHLPPLGARRRRLRKIKNLLGPPPEHGRIQFHRLNIKNDARLEGLIKMSDLVSSSPSLSLICFPADRSPRGPFSLLFLRMSTATRSSISSSPSRSTAGSSSTDSTSRTTTMLDLVKYCSENNKRLIHFSTCEVYRNAIGTFPQRITLCYR; this is translated from the exons ATGGAGATAGATTGGCCACCGATGGACGGAGGCCCCTCCTGTGGCCACGCAACGACGGTCTCGACTGCGGCGAGGATGGTTCGTGAGGTTGCCCATGGAGCACTTTGGGAAGACGGTCAGGGCGAACCTGTCCTCTCCGGCGTGGGAGGACGCTGTCACCCACCTCACCTCCCGCCTCTAGGTGCTCGCCGTCGACGTCTAAGAAAGATCAAGAACCTCCTCGGGCCCCCGCCGGAGCACGGCAGGATTCAGTTCCATCGACTCAACATCAAGAACGACGCCCGACTCGAGGGCCTTATCAAGATGTCGGATCTGGTGAGCTCCTcgccttccctctctctcatttgcTTCCCGGCCGACAGGTCACCCCGTGGTcccttttctctcctctttctccggATGTCTACAGCGACAAGATCAAGCATCTCCTCGAGCCCCAGCCGGAGCACGGCCGGATCCAGTTCCACCGACTCGACATCAAGAACGACTACCATGTTGGATCTG GTTAAGTATTGCTCTGAAAACAACAAGCGGCTTATTCATTTCTCCACTTGCGAGGTGTATAGGAATGCTATTGGAACTTTCCCCCAAAGGATCACTCTCTGCTACAGGTGA
- the LOC109716077 gene encoding uncharacterized protein LOC109716077 isoform X1: MEIDWPPMDGGPSCGHATTVSTAARMVREVAHGALWEDGQGEPVLSGVGGRCHPPHLPPLGARRRRLRKIKNLLGPPPEHGRIQFHRLNIKNDARLEGLIKMSDLVSSSPSLSLICFPADRSPRGPFSLLFLRMSTATRSSISSSPSRSTAGSSSTDSTSRTTTMLDLMINPTIICIPAYYNTRPLGTIYSNFMDALPVVKYCSENNKRLIHFSTCEVYRNAIGTFPQRITLCYR; this comes from the exons ATGGAGATAGATTGGCCACCGATGGACGGAGGCCCCTCCTGTGGCCACGCAACGACGGTCTCGACTGCGGCGAGGATGGTTCGTGAGGTTGCCCATGGAGCACTTTGGGAAGACGGTCAGGGCGAACCTGTCCTCTCCGGCGTGGGAGGACGCTGTCACCCACCTCACCTCCCGCCTCTAGGTGCTCGCCGTCGACGTCTAAGAAAGATCAAGAACCTCCTCGGGCCCCCGCCGGAGCACGGCAGGATTCAGTTCCATCGACTCAACATCAAGAACGACGCCCGACTCGAGGGCCTTATCAAGATGTCGGATCTGGTGAGCTCCTcgccttccctctctctcatttgcTTCCCGGCCGACAGGTCACCCCGTGGTcccttttctctcctctttctccggATGTCTACAGCGACAAGATCAAGCATCTCCTCGAGCCCCAGCCGGAGCACGGCCGGATCCAGTTCCACCGACTCGACATCAAGAACGACTACCATGTTGGATCTG ATGATCAACCCGACAATCATCTGTATCCCTGCCTATTATAATACCCGCCCACTGGGTACCATATACAGCAATTTCATGGATGCCCTTCCGGTG GTTAAGTATTGCTCTGAAAACAACAAGCGGCTTATTCATTTCTCCACTTGCGAGGTGTATAGGAATGCTATTGGAACTTTCCCCCAAAGGATCACTCTCTGCTACAGGTGA
- the LOC109716548 gene encoding G-type lectin S-receptor-like serine/threonine-protein kinase SD2-5 isoform X1, giving the protein MGIQSSVATVLWVWSALAWQRLCSGSYQRYNISPGFQGSQMDWIDNGGIFLLSNSSNFGFGFVTNSPADTTAFLLAVIHQSSTTIVWTANRDSPVAHSDDFVFDTDGNAYLRSSGAAVWSTNTSGQGATGMLLQDSGNLVVLGSAGPLWQSFSHPTDTLLSGQTFVEGMVLVSKPNAQNLSYHLGIVSGSSGGSDLMLYVDFRPPQPYWSMQQENRKIDNKIGGDLHSAALVSNSWNFYDQKGSLLWQFVIGVGGGGESDANVTWAGVLGNDGFISFYSLQSGGPSIPSSIKIPRDSCDTPEPCSPYYICYSGTRCQCPAVLSSDPNCNPNIVSPCSSNTAYTLASVDDGVGYFATNFISPSFKVNLTGCKEACMGNCSCLALFFDDSSRNCFLFDQIGSFRQQSASNKSTYLSYIKIASNGSGGLSPVQDGNGSSGGKHFVIIIIICLVTASVIAALIYFAIRIHRRKRLPAEPSQGSSEEDNFLESISGMPIRFSYRELQTATDNFSVKLGQGGFGSVYLGKLPDGTQVAVKKLEGIGQGKKEFRAEVSIIGSIHHIHLVKLRGFCAEGTHRLLAYEYMAKGSLDRWIFQNNNGHGQLDWDQRFSIAVGTAKGLAYLHEDCDSKIVHCDIKPENVLLDDNFLSKVSDFGLAKLMTREQSHVFTTLRGTRGYLAPEWITSYAISEKSDVYSFGMVLLEIIGGRKNFDPSESSEKAHFPSYAFKKLEEGRLKEIFDDRLKYDDKDGRVEATIKVALWCIQEDLSLRPSMTKVVQMLEGLSDVPQPPMSSQVGFRLYANVFKSTSTEEGTSSGPSDCNSDAFLSAVRLSGPRIAQERTET; this is encoded by the exons ATGGGAATTCAGTCCTCCGTGGCGACCGTGCTGTGGGTGTGGTCGGCCCTTGCGTGGCAGCGCTTGTGCAGCGGTAGCTATCAGCGCTACAACATCTCGCCGGGGTTTCAAGGTTCCCAGATGGACTGGATCGACAACGGCGGCATATTCCTGCTATCCAACAGCTCCAATTTCGGCTTCGGCTTCGTGACCAACAGCCCCGCGGACACCACCGCCTTCCTTCTGGCGGTGATCCACCAGAGCAGCACCACCATCGTCTGGACGGCCAACAGGGACTCGCCCGTCGCCCACTCCGACGACTTCGTGTTCGACACGGACGGCAATGCCTACCTCAGATCCAGTGGCGCCGCCGTCTGGTCCACCAACACGTCCGGCCAGGGAGCCACTGGCATGCTGCTCCAGGACTCAGGCAACCTGGTCGTGCTTGGCTCCGCCGGCCCCCTCTGGCAGAGCTTCAGCCATCCTACCGACACCCTCCTCTCCGGGCAGACCTTCGTTGAGGGGATGGTGCTGGTCAGCAAGCCCAACGCCCAGAACTTGTCCTATCATCTTGGCATCGTCTCAGGTTCTTCAGGCGGCAGCGACTTGATGCTCTACGTGGACTTCCGACCCCCGCAGCCTTACTGGTCCATGCAGCAGGAGAATAGGAAAATTGACAATAAAATCGGCGGCGACCTGCATTCCGCGGCACTTGTCTCCAATTCGTGGAACTTCTACGACCAGAAAGGGTCCCTGCTCTGGCAATTCGTCATCGGAGTAGGAGGAGGTGGTGAGAGTGATGCCAATGTCACATGGGCTGGTGTGCTGGGCAATGACGGATTTATTTCCTTCTACAGCCTTCAGAGCGGAGGCCCAAGCATTCCTTCGTCGATCAAGATACCACGGGATTCTTGCGATACACCAGAGCCCTGCTCTccttattatatatgttacagCGGCACCCGCTGCCAGTGCCCCGCAGTCCTGAGCTCAGATCCAAATTGCAATCCCAATATTGTATCCCCTTGTAGCTCAAACACAGCATACACATTGGCCAGCGTTGATGATGGAGTTGGTTATTTTGCCACTAATTTTATCTCGCCCAGTTTCAAGGTGAATCTAACTGGATGCAAAGAAGCATGCATGGGCAACTGCTCCTGCCTTGCCTTGTTCTTCGATGACAGCTCCAGAAACTGTTTTCTGTTTGATCAGATTGGGAGCTTCCGGCAGCAATCGGCCAGTAATAAAAGCACATACTTGTCTTATATCAAGATAGCGAGCAATGGGAGTGGAGGTCTCAGCCCTGTGCAGGATGGAAACGGAAGCAGTGGTGGAAAGCACTTTGTTATCATCATAATCATCTGCCTAGTAACTGCATCAGTTATAGCAGCTCTCATCTATTTTGCTATCCGAATTCATCGGAGAAAGAGGCTACCTGCGGAACCATCACAAGGTTCCTCAGAAGAAGACAATTTCTTGGAAAGTATATCTGGAATGCCCATCCGATTCAGTTACAGAGAGCTACAAACAGCCACCGACAACTTCTCTGTTAAGCTCGGTCAGGGAGGGTTTGGCTCGGTCTATCTGGGGAAGCTTCCAGATGGTACGCAAGTTGCTGTGAAGAAGTTGGAGGGAATAGGACAGGGGAAGAAAGAGTTCCGTGCCGAAGTGTCTATCATTGGAAGCATCCACCATATCCATCTGGTCAAGCTCCGTGGTTTCTGCGCTGAGGGAACACACAGGCTTCTTGCATATGAGTATATGGCGAAAGGGTCACTAGATAGATGGATATTTCAAAACAATAATGGCCACGGCCAACTGGACTGGGATCAGAGGTTTAGTATTGCTGTGGGAACAGCTAAGGGGTTGGCCTACTTACACGAGGACTGCGATTCAAAGATTGTTCACTGTGACATCAAACCTGAAAATGTGCTCCTAGACGATAACTTTCTTTCAAAGGTATCAGACTTTGGACTCGCTAAGCTGATGACTAGAGAGCAGAGTCATGTATTTACAACACTCAGAGGCACTAGGGGTTACCTTGCACCTGAATGGATCACAAGCTATGCCATTTCAGAGAAGAGCGATGTGTACAGCTTTGGTATGGTCTTGCTTGAGATAATTGGGGGAAGGAAAAATTTCGATCCTTCGGAGAGTTCTGAGAAAGCCCACTTTCCTTCATATGCCTTCAAGAAGCTGGAGGAGGGGAGGCTGAAAGAAATATTTGATGACAGGCTGAAGTATGATGACAAGGATGGGAGAGTGGAGGCCACAATTAAGGTTGCATTGTGGTGCATTCAGGAGGATTTGTCCTTGAGACCTAGCATGACGAAAGTAGTCCAAATGCTTGAAGGCCTGTCAGATGTGCCCCAACCTCCAATGTCTTCCCAAGTGGGATTCCGGCTGTATGCTAACGTGTTCAAGTCTACGAGTACTGAAGAGGGTACTTCATCGGGACCGTCGGACTGCAACAGTGATGCATTTCTTTCAGCTGTACGATTATCAGGACCGAG GATTGCTCAGGAGAGAACTGAAACTTAA
- the LOC109716548 gene encoding G-type lectin S-receptor-like serine/threonine-protein kinase SD2-5 isoform X2 produces the protein MGIQSSVATVLWVWSALAWQRLCSGSYQRYNISPGFQGSQMDWIDNGGIFLLSNSSNFGFGFVTNSPADTTAFLLAVIHQSSTTIVWTANRDSPVAHSDDFVFDTDGNAYLRSSGAAVWSTNTSGQGATGMLLQDSGNLVVLGSAGPLWQSFSHPTDTLLSGQTFVEGMVLVSKPNAQNLSYHLGIVSGSSGGSDLMLYVDFRPPQPYWSMQQENRKIDNKIGGDLHSAALVSNSWNFYDQKGSLLWQFVIGVGGGGESDANVTWAGVLGNDGFISFYSLQSGGPSIPSSIKIPRDSCDTPEPCSPYYICYSGTRCQCPAVLSSDPNCNPNIVSPCSSNTAYTLASVDDGVGYFATNFISPSFKVNLTGCKEACMGNCSCLALFFDDSSRNCFLFDQIGSFRQQSASNKSTYLSYIKIASNGSGGLSPVQDGNGSSGGKHFVIIIIICLVTASVIAALIYFAIRIHRRKRLPAEPSQGSSEEDNFLESISGMPIRFSYRELQTATDNFSVKLGQGGFGSVYLGKLPDGTQVAVKKLEGIGQGKKEFRAEVSIIGSIHHIHLVKLRGFCAEGTHRLLAYEYMAKGSLDRWIFQNNNGHGQLDWDQRFSIAVGTAKGLAYLHEDCDSKIVHCDIKPENVLLDDNFLSKVSDFGLAKLMTREQSHVFTTLRGTRGYLAPEWITSYAISEKSDVYSFGMVLLEIIGGRKNFDPSESSEKAHFPSYAFKKLEEGRLKEIFDDRLKYDDKDGRVEATIKVALWCIQEDLSLRPSMTKVVQMLEGLSDVPQPPMSSQVGFRLYANVFKSTSTEEGTSSGPSDCNSDAFLSAVRLSGPSMLTIFGG, from the exons ATGGGAATTCAGTCCTCCGTGGCGACCGTGCTGTGGGTGTGGTCGGCCCTTGCGTGGCAGCGCTTGTGCAGCGGTAGCTATCAGCGCTACAACATCTCGCCGGGGTTTCAAGGTTCCCAGATGGACTGGATCGACAACGGCGGCATATTCCTGCTATCCAACAGCTCCAATTTCGGCTTCGGCTTCGTGACCAACAGCCCCGCGGACACCACCGCCTTCCTTCTGGCGGTGATCCACCAGAGCAGCACCACCATCGTCTGGACGGCCAACAGGGACTCGCCCGTCGCCCACTCCGACGACTTCGTGTTCGACACGGACGGCAATGCCTACCTCAGATCCAGTGGCGCCGCCGTCTGGTCCACCAACACGTCCGGCCAGGGAGCCACTGGCATGCTGCTCCAGGACTCAGGCAACCTGGTCGTGCTTGGCTCCGCCGGCCCCCTCTGGCAGAGCTTCAGCCATCCTACCGACACCCTCCTCTCCGGGCAGACCTTCGTTGAGGGGATGGTGCTGGTCAGCAAGCCCAACGCCCAGAACTTGTCCTATCATCTTGGCATCGTCTCAGGTTCTTCAGGCGGCAGCGACTTGATGCTCTACGTGGACTTCCGACCCCCGCAGCCTTACTGGTCCATGCAGCAGGAGAATAGGAAAATTGACAATAAAATCGGCGGCGACCTGCATTCCGCGGCACTTGTCTCCAATTCGTGGAACTTCTACGACCAGAAAGGGTCCCTGCTCTGGCAATTCGTCATCGGAGTAGGAGGAGGTGGTGAGAGTGATGCCAATGTCACATGGGCTGGTGTGCTGGGCAATGACGGATTTATTTCCTTCTACAGCCTTCAGAGCGGAGGCCCAAGCATTCCTTCGTCGATCAAGATACCACGGGATTCTTGCGATACACCAGAGCCCTGCTCTccttattatatatgttacagCGGCACCCGCTGCCAGTGCCCCGCAGTCCTGAGCTCAGATCCAAATTGCAATCCCAATATTGTATCCCCTTGTAGCTCAAACACAGCATACACATTGGCCAGCGTTGATGATGGAGTTGGTTATTTTGCCACTAATTTTATCTCGCCCAGTTTCAAGGTGAATCTAACTGGATGCAAAGAAGCATGCATGGGCAACTGCTCCTGCCTTGCCTTGTTCTTCGATGACAGCTCCAGAAACTGTTTTCTGTTTGATCAGATTGGGAGCTTCCGGCAGCAATCGGCCAGTAATAAAAGCACATACTTGTCTTATATCAAGATAGCGAGCAATGGGAGTGGAGGTCTCAGCCCTGTGCAGGATGGAAACGGAAGCAGTGGTGGAAAGCACTTTGTTATCATCATAATCATCTGCCTAGTAACTGCATCAGTTATAGCAGCTCTCATCTATTTTGCTATCCGAATTCATCGGAGAAAGAGGCTACCTGCGGAACCATCACAAGGTTCCTCAGAAGAAGACAATTTCTTGGAAAGTATATCTGGAATGCCCATCCGATTCAGTTACAGAGAGCTACAAACAGCCACCGACAACTTCTCTGTTAAGCTCGGTCAGGGAGGGTTTGGCTCGGTCTATCTGGGGAAGCTTCCAGATGGTACGCAAGTTGCTGTGAAGAAGTTGGAGGGAATAGGACAGGGGAAGAAAGAGTTCCGTGCCGAAGTGTCTATCATTGGAAGCATCCACCATATCCATCTGGTCAAGCTCCGTGGTTTCTGCGCTGAGGGAACACACAGGCTTCTTGCATATGAGTATATGGCGAAAGGGTCACTAGATAGATGGATATTTCAAAACAATAATGGCCACGGCCAACTGGACTGGGATCAGAGGTTTAGTATTGCTGTGGGAACAGCTAAGGGGTTGGCCTACTTACACGAGGACTGCGATTCAAAGATTGTTCACTGTGACATCAAACCTGAAAATGTGCTCCTAGACGATAACTTTCTTTCAAAGGTATCAGACTTTGGACTCGCTAAGCTGATGACTAGAGAGCAGAGTCATGTATTTACAACACTCAGAGGCACTAGGGGTTACCTTGCACCTGAATGGATCACAAGCTATGCCATTTCAGAGAAGAGCGATGTGTACAGCTTTGGTATGGTCTTGCTTGAGATAATTGGGGGAAGGAAAAATTTCGATCCTTCGGAGAGTTCTGAGAAAGCCCACTTTCCTTCATATGCCTTCAAGAAGCTGGAGGAGGGGAGGCTGAAAGAAATATTTGATGACAGGCTGAAGTATGATGACAAGGATGGGAGAGTGGAGGCCACAATTAAGGTTGCATTGTGGTGCATTCAGGAGGATTTGTCCTTGAGACCTAGCATGACGAAAGTAGTCCAAATGCTTGAAGGCCTGTCAGATGTGCCCCAACCTCCAATGTCTTCCCAAGTGGGATTCCGGCTGTATGCTAACGTGTTCAAGTCTACGAGTACTGAAGAGGGTACTTCATCGGGACCGTCGGACTGCAACAGTGATGCATTTCTTTCAGCTGTACGATTATCAGGACCGAG TATGCTGACCATCTTTGGAGGTTGA